A stretch of Eleutherodactylus coqui strain aEleCoq1 chromosome 2, aEleCoq1.hap1, whole genome shotgun sequence DNA encodes these proteins:
- the NDFIP1 gene encoding NEDD4 family-interacting protein 1: protein MSEQSSSSRYQQLQNEEEPVETPQAACDAPPPYSSIAGDNAAFFDYKDESGFPKPPSYNVATSLPSYDEAERTKAEATIPLVPGRDDDFVARDDFDDADQLRIGNDGIFMLTFFMAFLFNWIGFFLSFCLTTSAAGRYGAISGFGLSLIKWILIVRFSTYFPGYFDGQYWLWWVFLVLGFLLFLRGFINYAKVRKMPENFSTLPRTRVLFIY, encoded by the exons tTACAGAATGAAGAAGAACCCGTAGAAACCCCCCAGGCTGCATGCGACGCTCCCCCTCCATACAGCAGCATTGCTGGAGACAACGCAG CGTTTTTTGACTACAAAGATGAGTCGGGATTTCCAAAACCACCATCCTACAACGTGGCGACATCGCTGCCCAGTTATGATGAAGCAGAGAGGACTAAGGCAGAAGCCACCATCCCCCTGGTGCCGGGAAGA GATGACGATTTTGTGGCAAGGGATGACTTTGATGATGCAGACCAGCTCAGGATAGGAAACGATGGAATTTTTATGCTCACGTTTTTTA TGGCATTCCTGTTTAACTggattggattcttcctctcgtTCTGTCTGACTACTTCAGCTGCTGGAAGATACGGGGCCATTTCTGGATTTGGCCTCTCCTTGATTAAATGGATCCTAATTGTTCGA TTCTCTACCTACTTCCCTGGATACTTTGATGGACAGTACTGGCTCTGGTGGGTGTTCCTGGTATTGG GATTCCTCTTGTTCCTTAGAGGCTTCATTAATTATGCAAAGGTTCGGAAGATGCCAGAAAACTTTTCCACCCTTCCCAGAACCAGGGTTCTCTTTATTTATTAA